The Phlebotomus papatasi isolate M1 chromosome 3, Ppap_2.1, whole genome shotgun sequence genomic sequence CAATTATTAATACACAGGATCAAACAAATTTCGTTCGATAAATCTGTAAAATTCttgtcaaaatattaaaaaaaaatcattttattgacAATGATCCCACTTTTTGGCCACCTTTGTAACCACTTTCTGGCCATTCTTTAGAAAGTCTTCTAGTGCTGAAATTCACAATTGACATTAATAAATGAGTGCGAATAtacttaaaaagattttttaattgttaGGCAATTTGACAGACCAAAATTGAAATGAACTTTTACTATTCtatctgtgttatcacacttgcacattaaaattttaatatgattcacattaattgtcgctggtgagagtccaaatgtgtaatttgtgtacttgaataattttaaattcaaaatttgatctatttgttgataaaaaggtagacttggcccgcaaaatttgatataaattgatttatagcattaatgcgaaaaattaatgcgattttctctttaattttttaatatgaaaaatatttatgctttaggtaaatttaaacttatttttgcaagccaagtccacttctttatcaataaatagaaaaaccccaaatattaagtgactcaaagacacaaataacatatttgaacgctcacgaccgacaattaatgtgaatcacattaaaattttaatgtgcaagtatgataaGGCCCTATGACTTAAATCacgcaaaaaatattaaaataggggaaagcgcgctaccttcggacgactcaagcttcggacaattcaattttttctctatgttccttatgggtTTCACCCATAGctgttttctgaaaatttgaggcattgaactagcaatttaaatataatattattgtgagccaaattaatttataacatattgaaaaaaatgatttgtgcaaagcatgaatcgtccgaaggtagcgcgctttcccctacagttgctgtttcttaaatttctcagaatttttctcaaaaggTTTCTCAAACATCTACTTCTCAATGTTTATTGGTAAAAAGACTAATTTGTCTTACAATACCTTTTCGTGGAAGATATCATTAAATTAAagctaaaattattaaaagtcaaggccagaaaatgtaaaaatacctcagtagaaaagtctttcaagcttcgcacatattctgacttcaaacacttcatatttttcccatattcatttaataaatCGGATCAaatgataatatattttaatagctagtcctgaatcacacatttcctgaaacaataaagtcagattcattaaatgaatataggaaaaatatgaatttttcggagccatagtgtgtgcgaagccagaAAATCTCTTTCTACATCTCGTAGCTAACCATGAGCGGCATATTGATAAGTCGGCACTTATTTGGTGTTAAAGATCTACAGATCAGCACGATCTTAGTAGAGATCAACAATGCAAAAAATCAGAAGATTTTTGCAGAGATGGACAGATCTGTTGATCTGTTGATGCCGCAAAATCATTCTGATCACAAGATTGTCAAAGATTGTACCAATCTCTCGATCTCTACAAAGATCGTGCCGTTTtatctataggggaaactggggtaccaccaaacacggggtagcaccaaacgctaatttttatttcttaactacttggactatctcaaccatttctttagtagacaagcatccctgtagtgcctataaattcctataggtcttgtccttagaagtcgaatatctgattaaaaaatcgcagtgtttggtgctaccccgtgtttggtggtaccccagtttcccctatgccgATTGTCATTTTGCAAGTATCATGCTGATATGGAGTGACACTTATGTCGATCTGTCAATCTCGTCAATCTCTGCAAAGATCATGATGATTTAtcgattttcgtaaaaaataatgagaaaagtCGATCCACTGATATCTGAAATCTTTACGAAATATATGCTTCTTCTTTCTTCTctttaagtttttatttaaGGGGCCGGACATTACTTGACATCAACACGGCCACGAAGTATGTATGTGCAAATTTTCGGATCTTGACAAAGACTGTGCCGATATATTGCAAAGATCGTGTTAATCTGTTCACATAATCTCTATAAAATCGTTCCGATCTGTCGAACTGTTGATCAGAACGATTTTGCAACAGATCACTATGATCTTTTCAATAGATCTGCACCATCGGCACAATCTTTGCAGAGGTCAGAAAATTTACACATACTTCGTAGAGATCGCAAATATCAGTGGATTGACCTTGTcactttcttacaaaaattgataaatataaTCACGATCTTTGCAGATATTGACAGATCGACAGATCTGTCACTACATATCAACacgatatttgcaaatatcaagaCGACCGGCAGATAAATAATCGGCGGTACAATCTGTGTAGAGATTAAGAAATTAGCACAATTTTCGACGATATTCAAATCAGAACGATTTAGCCAAATTTTGACAGATCGACAccggtacagtagactctcactcaatcggctctttatcaatcgggcgtcaaattttgttgacaattttcacgcttaattatgaagctaatttgctcaaattcgctgtagttattcctattttatcgagattctttataattgagcgctttttgtggaatttacaaaggctttgacgctcaattctatcgctaccggatgacatttcgccccatattcccgattgagagagagtctactgtaattctgtACGATTTTTGCGATAAACCAATAAAACACGGCATTCTAGTGAACTGTGAGCAGCACTTctcgagaaaaaaataaatgcttAAAATAATTTGTTACTATTAAATTAGTCGGTTGAATTCAAGCACAaatgaaaactaaaaaataaaatatttacattagTAATTTTTAGAAGAATTTTAGGTGACACAAAAATTTAGAGATTTTAAGCAAAATTAACACATTAAAATTGTATGGCCTAttaatacatatattttttaatatttcaaatattctctcttatgaaaaataatttttccaaaaagtagtattaatattatatttcaattaagttcttctaatttttgaaaaataagcgATCTTAATACCAATGGAACAATTTTGAAACAGatctaaattacaattttgaggTTTCATCGTTACTATTTTCAGATGGacaaagagaaaatgaagaccACGTGTTGTACAATCCCTAGAGTCAGAAGcattatttcataatatttgtATTTAGCCCATTTTAACGTATGAGCacatctcaaaattccaatttagattcaattccaaattaccccattgtatCTTATTCCGTGAAAGTACGACTAGAAAATGGGATATGACCAATTAGGAGAAATTTGACCCTTTATTTATTGAGAATCTCAACTTATTTCATAAACTTTACCACTTATTCTAAACTAGTGCTACATTATAGCTGAAACCTCTTCAGCATCTTCAGGTATGCTTTATcataataaaatagttttattatttagatgAACAATTGAAACGAAAGGAAGAGATAGGTTTTCTGTTAATGATTTCTTCGATATAAATGTTAAATTGGCGTAAATCTGTGCTAACATGAGTGACACTAATTACTATGCTTTTCCCATAAAGTTAATAGAAGATTAACTAATTGAATAGATCTAGAGAAGAATCATGAATATTCTAGAAGTTAGCATCCTCCTCTTTAGCAGAATCTCCTCTCCAGGAATTCTTCTTGCTTGATTTGAATTCCAAATTTTGCAAATGTTCTCATACGAaaagttttgagaaataaaaaaaaaagaagattctCGCACATCAATTCTCACGTCAAAGTGTAGGCAGAACTGTAAATTATAATTGAGGAGACCCATTCTAAAATTGAACAAGAATAATTGCTGAGAATTGAGTGATCACTATCAGAGACATAATTCAATTCACAAGAATCATGACATAATTTCAGGTGGTTCTAACTCTTAAACCCATCAATCAAGAGTAACTAAAGAGGTACTTGTACGTGTCTCATTTCTTTTTCTCGCCTGACACAATGAACCAACCTCCAAGAAGAATGGTATATGGAAGGAAAAGTGGAGAGAAATTCTTATTGACCACTTCCCGAAACGCGCGACTCCCAGAAACCCAAATGACACCTCATTTGAGAACAATGGTAgttcttttttcttcatttctatGCATCATAAATTGAAGAAGGGTATTGTGCAATTCATGGAGAAAATTCACTTTGTTAGTTTGAAATTGGAATAACGGAAAATTCTTATAAAGCTCAATCTCTCAAGAACATTCTGTTTCAATTAAGATGACTAGAGAAGATCTGTGCGGAATACCCTGTATTTTTGCGATTTAATTTTACCTCGGAAGTCGACAGATGCCTAAAATAACTTGCCTCTTCGTCGTTtttcgtttttgttttttttgtgattcaGCCCATGGAAGTCACATATATTGTATCAATTTTCTGAATTGGTTTTTCAACAAAGTGCAAGGTAAACAAACGTATCTCAAGTGTAGGCGAATTGAATTCCATACAAGGTGCCTCGTTCAAAATCTCTGAGGCAATCCCATTCGACTTTCAACTGTGTTCCCCAGTTACTCTTGAATGATGTCAGTGATCAAGTTGTTCTTTGTAGTACTTCTAGTTGGTGCAGGTGAGTACAAAAAATTaccataaattcattttcttcgACATTTATGTGTGAAATATTACAGCTACTGCCCTAGAGTGCTATCAGTGTAGTAGCAGTGAAATTGGCGATGCCTGCATTCAATCCAATGTGACCAAATTCAAAGTGACACAGTGCAAATCCCACGAATATGCTTGCTACATAACCCTCATCCGTAACTCAGGTAAATCCAATATTCAAGAACCCCTCAATAATCACGAATTCTTCTTAATTACTCAATAATTATTTTAGGGAAAAACACCACGGGAATTGCTGAAAGAGGATGTGCTCTCAACTATAACTActgcgaaaaattaatacatGAAAGGGATACGCGCTTGGCTTTGAGCTGTTACGTCTGCACTACATCAAGATGCAATTTCGTTGATGCTCTTACGATGAACAATTCGTCAACCAAAATTACCACAAGCTTTTTCCTTATATTACTACCCCTTCTTGTGATAACAAGAAAAATCTTCATTAGCGGATAaccacaaattttaaaaaataacaaaaagtgcagttttaaattttacatttctaTGTCGTTAGATTATTCTCTTCCATAACTAAGGCAAAAATGtggcaatttttaaatttgttaattttttaaactaCCAGAGTGAATTAATAAACATCTCGCAAAAATagttttgtacaaattatattaaattagggtaagtgtgccaaattccggccagcttgcaatttcggccaccttttttgtccctcgtattttcatgaacttttagattttacgtactctagagattatacaatgcaaaagaataacaaaaaatgtaggttcgacaaatgagatgacgtgaaaaagatattggaagaattcccgaagggcaaggaactatgagaatgaaggtgaccgaaataaggcaccaaagctatgtctatatttttattcattttaaaatgtattaagaatgattttagagtaaataaagacggtaaacacTTTACAAGGTCCCAaacaacactcttacaaaagaaagaataaaaaaatcattttgtatttataatattacatttcaaacttgagactttgacgcttgtatgcaactatgccgaaatttgacacacttaccctaagtgttactatttctaaataaaaaggTGTAGCAGCTAATCCCCAACTACGCGGAATGCTCGAAGTCGTGACTAAGGTAGTAATAACCCATAAGTAGTTCTGCAGATTAAATAAAGTTCTTTATCAATCTGAGTCATAAAAAAACTATCATACTCACTAGTTCAAGTATTTCGCAAttccctttttttgttttttcgtaAGGTttatagtcagaaaaatttttGGTGACTTAAGTGGGAATTCGTActcgagacacttgcatcaacCACTTGAGCCATTGAGTGGCACAGCCACGAACTCCCCCCGCTTTATTACCGATAACCGGAAAAAAGGAatagatttataaatcaattttagagaTGCCAAATATTGTCCGAGTTTCAcatgaaaacatatttttcgttCAAAACCGATTCGTTAGCAATTGATAACCTATTAGAACTGGTACAGATTTTATTGGggattccaagacatttccaaCAGATTGTAGTAGGACtcttgagcctagaggagttggagggagaaaacCCATCCTGATGAAGActcttctctttttttgtttGCCCCCTTACCtaccccccttaccaaggtcttagacCTTGAGGCATATTTTCACCAAAATCAAATTTTCGGAGATCCGAAATACATTCatctatttattcaaaaatacaaaatcatcaatcaataaaaaaatttcctatcatctgataaaaataaataaataacagatatGGATTAGGACCTTACACATCACTAGCCGTGttacgaagactcttctaagccaacgttACCAATTACTGTTCAGCTGGAGTGGTGACTTtaaggggtgctataacggcgacTAAGCTCAAATTATGATATCACTATAGTTCCGCTAAATGGGGTTAtgagtgctcgacgagttatACCGTACGCAAAATCGAATCGGTTCCTCAGTTGGTCTTTACCGGCGAAGCAAGGAGGACGCCAGATTCGTGGCCatcttggaatgggcaatgggacTCAATTTCGGAAGGCCAGCGATTAAaggtgctccagcatgttctggtgtgaggcctgtagcattcgtgctacaaATCTACATTTGCGCCAATCGATTGAAAGAGGAAGCCAGAGCAGAATTAACCAGGGATAGAATCATACAGTTCGGATGTTATAAATTTGCCTTAGAAATAATATTGAGCAAACCATTAACTATTTAAGATTTAGATTTGGAAATGgtttctcaaattttcttttacaaattatatacatataaaaaattcatttgctGGTTAATCTGCTTCAATCCGTCTAGTCTTTGTCTAGTCTTCAACCTTGAAAAACGTTATTAGAAATCATTCAGACGTTGCAGTGTTTGGAGAAAAATAGCCCTGAATCTTGATAATCACCAGGatatagggagaggtggggctactttgagctttggtgctacattgatatacgattttttcgcataccgATATAGGATCTTTTAAAATAACAAAGAAAAGATTAGAAAAAAACGCTCCTAAACCGATTTCTTCAAAATCTGACAACAGGAATGGTACATGAGCtaatggtttttgaaaaaaaaaaacatgaattaagattaaaatttagTCAGTTAGATCAACAACTGGGCTAATTACATTTGTTTTGTACCTTACTAAACTGTTTATTGAAGAAGGATACACTATTCAGTGATCTGAGCTACGTTTACACTCTGACTGAACCAACCTCTTGAATTTAGctactttttttatattaaaattctcCACTAGCACCATAATTCAACCACCAATTCGTTTATGGATAGTGGTTTTCATTCCGAATTCCGCTATACCGCTACAAGCTACATCATTGGCTAACACACTTGAAATAGCATAAAAACCAGTTTGAAaccgaaatttcaaaaatatcctGTACAAAATATTGCATAATGAAAGTTAAcatgttaaattaaaaaatattagtagAAGAATGTTGAGATATATCTTTGAAACATGGAAAAAATCTACTAGGACTGGTCGTACTGACTGAATTGAGAGCGGTCAGAGGCAGTTACCCAAATCAGTgatttatgaaagaatcacaactcaaaatttcatgagaaaTTGATGCAAAGATCATATTATACTGGGTTACTGAAGACCCCTTGCCTTTATCTCGAATCTTTCGACTTGTAGCTCCATTGTAACAgtcacattttttaatatttgttttatcaatgaaaaactaaaataagtTCAGCAAaataaggaatttaaaaaaaaaaattgaaagttgtTCCGAACATGGGGTAATACAGAACACTgtcttttatttctaaactacttggactacaGTGACATGACCATTTCAGTGTGGAGACGCATTCCAGTAGTATCTTTGAATTCTaacatctaattaaaaaatcacagtattCGGTTctaccccgtgttcggtggtgccccaatttcccctaattTAGTTGATACTGAAGAAAGTAAAttagtttaataaaaatgtatgtAATAATTACTATTATCATTTATCTATacataacaaaattattttatatttctagAGTTCTTATCATGCTTGCAATAAACCTCCTACACATCTCACTTATGTCACCACTGATTTGCATAAGCATTTTCACgtttaataaatacaatttatatCGGTTTATAGCAATTGCCAAGAGCGTTTGCTTTGAAAGTCCATTTATAGCCCCTTGCAGCTCATCCATCAATGATGTGAtagaaattataatttaaacagGTATTCCTTCATATCTAATTAATTACCAGAATAATTTCATGTATAATAAAAGTTTCTAAAAGGTTGTAAaagaaatctaaataaaataccaAAAGTAATTCCTCAGACTCTTTGGTGGCATGTTGGAATGACAACAATTTGTTTGCTTTTTTTTACAGTAGTTCTTGAAggcaattaataaaaattcttcttgtGTGGGAAGATTAATCATAAACTTTCTGACAAATTAGTCATATTGTATTATTTGGTGTAGAGATAGGGTATTCAATTGACGGGTTCCCACTGAAGATCGTTTAGTGCATCTGAGAATCCACACCTCGTGGTATTATTTGACGGATTGGTTTACAGAAGAGCCCTTTTCTAGGTACAAACTGGGAAATGATCAGGAAACTGTTGGGTGCTGAAGAGAAAGCATTGAATGGCATAAAGTGCCTGAGTAACGGGAATGATGGCAAATGAATAATTCATCCGTGTTGTCGTCTATGAGCTGTTCTTGGGTGGAAATAACTTCTAAGTCACTATTGTTTTGCGCCCAAGCCAGACACGAAAGTGCAATTAacatacaacttttttttttctctattcttGCAAACCCGACATCGTCATATTTTTTGGCTTCATCTCACACaaggaaatttatatttttcctttACAGACATTAAATCCCTATCTGGAGAACCTAACTATCGCTCCGTAAATCTCACATGGGAGATCGAAGAGGTGGCACATCAGGAGCCAACAATCTCTGCTCAGACACCAGCTTTCACCGTCTTCTACTGCGAGATGCAAGCATGGGGCGCCCACAGATGCAAATCTAAGATCTTTCAAGACAATGAGATTGACGGTTCTCGACAAAAGAGGCAGTATTCAATGGTTATTGACAATTTGAGAATGGCCACGAAATACACCTTTCATGTGAAGGAGCAAAAAGCTCCAGAATCCAGAGGACCATCAGCCAGGGCAGACTTTAGCgaggaaaattccctagaagATCAAGCTTCAATCCGTGGACAAACAATCATAATTCCCACCAAAGGGTGTAAGTAACACTTCTTAGCATTTCATATTGTAATTATCTGAAAACGACcgcaaaatgaattaaaaaaaaaaatctgggtgaaggctttcaggcttcgcacatattctggcttcgaatatttctaattttccaaattctttcaatgaatctgacatatttttacagaaaatgtgcGACTTAAAACTacctattaaaattatattcccataaatacagtagactctcgcaaattcggcacttttaagatcgggatacTTCTTAATTCGGgaagcggttacatttgaaaaaagtttgttgtcatttttcaagtttgattatgattatatatcaaatgaatcaaatatgctcaaatttggcatggtttgtcttagttttgatgtaattttgcattattgagggattttcatgcaattcacgttatatatgagtgtgtaaactcaatatctatatgcacataaataaaaaaatcgttgcatttcaaaaagtttgtcgcccgaatttctgtataattcggctgacatttcggttccatatgcccgaatttgagagagtataCTGTAAGTCGGattcattaacccattccttaccatggtattatacatcatacgcaaattgagtgattttagatgatttatttctgggcaatttttatccaaattgctgtcgggaatggatttttagtaacgttagttattcaattacttgagaaaaatagtccgacagagatgaaaatacattttgttattattttcttgcttcgtagaaggtcatgcaatttttttgctcaaaatggcggacggaaaatacgacaactcgtcgaatttgttaaaattggcctctttcctctctcctgatttgaattctagttcccaattggtgttcttggatagtcactctatctaaagcaatatagtttgaaatgaattaatgcacagaatttaaattcggtgACCGTTAGGTCGCTTGTTTGAGGACGGCTCCCCTCGTCACCATAAtggataattttcttttcttttcaaaaaattcatctattaatctgtaggaaactaatcccaaaatatgaacattctatctcaagtatttctggtacattgactgaatgggttaaaggaGGGAGAGtattaagtgttcgaagccagagtgtgtgtaAAATCTGAATGCCTTTCCCTACCGGTTTAACTCTGaactcaaaaaaatcaaaataacggATTTTCCGATAAGCtcttaaaagtgaaatttttgggGACATCTTGGAAATCAATCAAGAAATTTGATTTCAAAGAACATCCGTAGAAAACGTTCATTTATGTGGGGGTCATCGAAATTCAGAGTCaatatctcataccgtttgtctaaaaaaaatgcgCAGTTGCATATATTGCTTTCTTTTCGACTTCAAGTAATTGTTATTCATGTAATTTCAGCTTTCGAACGCGCAAGCCACCAATTTTCTGCTTCTTCTTTCAAAGCAAAAT encodes the following:
- the LOC129808154 gene encoding uncharacterized protein LOC129808154 translates to MMSVIKLFFVVLLVGAATALECYQCSSSEIGDACIQSNVTKFKVTQCKSHEYACYITLIRNSGKNTTGIAERGCALNYNYCEKLIHERDTRLALSCYVCTTSRCNFVDALTMNNSSTKITTSFFLILLPLLVITRKIFISG